The genomic interval AAGCGCCGCGCCGATATAACCGGGCCATCCGAGGTCATAGAAGCCAAGGGCCCAGAGCATGATGAAAACGGCCTCCACGTCGAAGATGACAAAGAGCATGGCGACCAGATAGAATTGTACAGAGAAACGAATGCGTGCAGAGCCGGTCTGCTCTATACCACCTTCATAAGGCTTGTTGGTGGCGCGGTCGTTGTGACGTTGTCCAAGTATGTAGGACAATGTAAGGATAGCGGCAAGTAATATTACTACCAGGCTGGAATAGAGCAATAGAGGCCATAAGGGAAGACCGTGAGTTTCGTTTCCCATAACGTAAAATTTTCCCTGAAGAGGAATACGGGGGTACTCTCTTCTTTTAATAAAAAAGAAAGATGGTCCTTGATCCGATTTGACATACCATATACCTGACTAACGAAAGCGCAGAAGTGGTACAGACAGTCTTACGTGCTTAGTACTTAGCTAATGATGTAATGTTCAAGATTCTGAATGATGAAGTCTTTGTTGCTGATGACATATTTCAGAATGTCACCGATGGAGATAAGGCCGGTCAGTTGATTGTTTTCGATAACGGGGAGATGGCGGATGAACTTATTCGTCATCAATTGCATGCAGTGTTCTACTTCTGTATCAGGTGTAACAAATACCGGACTATCGGTCATAATGTCCCTGACTAGTGTTTCTTTGGAGGAGCGTCCTTTCAGGATGACTTTGCGTGCGTAATCCCGTTCTGTGAATATTCCTATCAGTTGTCCACTTTCGTCCACTACTACCAGTGCGCCTAAATTTTTTTCTTCCAGTACTTCCAGTGCCTCGTACACGCTGCAGGTAGTGCAGATCGTGTAGACCATGTTTCCTTTTATTTGCAGGATATTTCTAACAGTATCCATAACAAAGAATTTAAGGAAGTGACTTTACTATTAAGTTAGGCTTTTTTTGAATAAAAACAACTTTAAATGTGGATTTTAAATTCATAAGGCGGATAAACGGCGTATGGACGGGAGCTGGAGCCGCTTTACAGTGGCGGGTTATAGGGGTATTAAGTTTAATATATCGTCAGGCATATGATAATAGTGTATTTATGGCGACTAATATGGATAAGTCTGTTGTTATGCTTTTTCTTAAAAATCTTTTTGCTGCTAATCTTGTCCAGATATGAAGGATGCATGAAAATAGCGTACCTTGCAGTCACATTCTCCTTAATAAACAACTCCAACACAGCAACAGGCTTATACCTGACAGACGGGATAGTACGCAATTATTGTTGAACGAGCACCAGCATTAAATAACCAATTTGTTACTATTGAGCAGATCCCTGTATTAGTAATACAATCCGCAGCAAAACAAAGCGGACAGTGAACTATTATGCTTCCGGCCGTAGCAGGGCTTATACGCCTTGTCTGCGTACCGGTGGTACTCTCCATCTTTTATCACCAAAAATCTTACACCATGAAAAAGGTTTTTCTCCTTTTCTTCCTCATTCCTTTGTTGGGAACAGCGCAAACGAAAACAGTACTTACAGCTAACCGCATATTTGCAAAAAATGACAAGGCGGTTCAATTTGAAAAAGCACTAGCCAGTCATGCCCAGAAATACCATACAGGTGATCTGAGCTGGCGCGTGTGGAGCATTGAATCAGGTCCTGACTTCGGCGGTTATCTTGTTACTGAAGGTCCCAATAACTGGGCGGCCCTGGATAGTCGCGGCGATATCAGCACTGCGCATACAGCAGACTGGAATATGAATGTAATGCCGCTTACCGACGGTCGTGGTGCGGGAGGATATTTTGTTTTCCAGGAAGATCTGAGCACTGTACAACTTACCGATTATGCCAACAAGATCGTTATCAACCATATGACGGCAAAGCCAGGTAAGATCGCAAATGTGCAGGAACTGATTAAGAAACTAAAGAAGGTATGGGAAGCAGACAAAGAATCAGTCGCGGTTTATTCTGTTGCCTTTTCCGGAGAACCAGGTTATATTACTGTATCACGGTTAAAAGAAGGATTGAAAGAATTAGCGGTTGACTACCGCAAACCATTGCCAGACAGGTTTGACGAGGTATATGGAAAAGGATCATTTGATACATGGTTGAAAGATTATGCAGATGCGGTACAATGCCGTTGGAGCGAACTACTCATCTTTAAGCCTGATCTGAGTTCGAAATAAATATTGATTGATATGGCGGGCCTGGGAATAGGCTCCGCCATATCAGTTGTACCCGCCACAATCTGAGCGGAACCTTTACCAGCAGTTGTCCTGCGGGGTAGTGCTATTATGCCTGCAATATCACTGGTGAAAGCGTCAACCTGATCTGGGATTGTCCTCCTGATAGTTGCTTTTCTCTATCTCCTATATATTTACCCGATGTACCAGGTATGCCTCCTGGTACGGGATTATTTTTGACCACAGCGATAGTTTTGCAATGTTTTGGATGAGCTTAGTATTTACCTGACATTAAAAGCCACTTTTATGAAAAAAGCCAAGATTGTTTTATCTACTATTTTGCTGCTGGCAGTGATGGGAATGGCATTAAGTGCTTTTGTAAGCAGACGTTTTACCGGTAATCCTTTCTATACCCTGACCTATTACTATTCAACGTATTCCACAATTTACTATCATCCGGTACCATTTATTGCCCCGCATCCATTTTTCTATGTAACGAATGTAGGTATTCCGGCCACCTATGCCGTTTATACAACAGGTGTTGAACCCGGTGCAGTAAGAACATTGACCCGGCTGGGTGGTTCAGAAGTTATCACGATCCCGGTGTGGCTGGGACCATCTTATCCTACTGCCACAACTTTCGCTTTTTAGTATCAGCTCCTGATCTCGCTTGTGGACCGGGAGTTTGCGCCTGCATACTGTGGAACAATGATCAGGATGTTGAGGTCATCGTATAACAATAAACCCCGGGACAACTCCCGGGGTTTATTGTTATACGATAACACAGGATGGTAGCTCCTGCTCAATAGCTTTACAATAATTGCTTGCTCTTACTGAACTTATGCTCTTTATATTCTGCCAGCCGTTTGTCGATGATCGCTTTTACTATTTGATAATTGCTGTCATTATAGGCGATTTCATTTAATTGTTTCGTTGCAGCTGCTCCGAAGTAGTTTTCCCTTAGTTCTGTGCTTTCCAGGAAGGCATATGCAACATCACGGGTATAAAGTATATCATGCCTTAGGTTCCTGAGATAAGCATGAATGAACGCTTGTTCAGCGGAAAAATCATCTTCCAGGATATATCCTCTTTTAAGGGCACATACCCACTCGGTAACAGGCTGTTTCCCTTCTTTAATATCTTTTGCCAGGGCTAACGTTTGTTCACCGGTTTTTACCAGATCATGCTCGATGGCCCATTGAAGGAACATCAGATGAGCGGTATTATAGAATTCCTTCGATGACAGGAACTTTTCAAAACGCTCATACAACCATTCATAGTAGAAATGGTAAAGAGGCCTGACGTAATTCAGTCCGAGGGAAAAATGCCCGATGGTTTGATCATCGGTAAACTCCAGGCCCCAGACAATATCTCCCCCGGCGTCTAAAGGTTTTTTCCATCTGTAGAAGCTTTCACTTCCATCGTCATTCAACCAGACAGGGGAAATCTCACTACTCTTTAATGTCGGCTCGCCCAGTTTCGATTTAATCGTTTCAAAATCGGCTTTGAAATCCAGTCCCAGGGGGAATTCCGTATTCGATTTATTACCATACCATCTTGCGCTGCTCAGAACAGGTACAAAAATTCCCTTTTTATCTCCCTGGATGAGGGGATAGTTGTCAAGGTAGGTCTTCGCTTCAAATAGCAGATCGATCTCCAGTTTTTTATTCTGCACCCAATAGGAGGTGTCAGTGCTGCGATTGGAAATAAAGGGTTTCTTCGGGTATTTAAATCCATTGTTCTCAATAAATGCTATGATCTTTTCGTCGTCGATCCGTAGTCCTGCCAGATCTTTAAGGGTATTGAACATTCTTTGCTTTTTTAAATTTCAGGTTGGGATACCAGATAGCAAAATAGAAAATAATTCCGATTTGCAAACGGGGAGAGAAACATTAGCTTTTGTATATTTATCAGCAAACAGGTAAGTCCTATGAAATGCTGCAGAATATTATCAACAGTCCTTTTGCTAACCCTGGTCTTCTGCTATTCCTGCTCATCTCATGTAGAGAACCAGCAACAAGCTGACAGTCAGGCAAATGTTGATATTGCTGGGAAGAATATAGTGCTTGACGGATTTTATACCGGACTTGAAGAGATGTGCTCCATGGATAGCACCGGAAGGAAAGAGTGTTACACTGATCCTGCAAGGCCGGAAAGAAAATGGTATCATGTGGGAATGCTGTTGATAAGGGGCGACAGTGTATTCCTGGACCAACGCCCCATTAGTATCGGGAATGAGAACGATACAGCCTGGTCGGCTTCAGATGGGGGATTTTATTTTTATAGTGGAACATTTGTCCGAACTGATACGGGTGTTGTGTTTAACCTGAAGGAAATATCCTGCGACTATTGTGCTACGGCTGTGAAAATGAGACGGGATGGTACAACCGAACCTGTAGAGAACACAAGACAATTGGCTGGTCGTATAATTGAAAAGGGATTTATCATCAAGGGTTATCATTATGTAAGAACAAAACAGGAAGATGCGCAGGATAAATTCATATTGATCCGGTAAGCCGGTATTCAGCTGTTTAACTATACCTCTTTGCAGATCGTGAGCGGAGCAACAGGAACTTCTTTGCAAATTTTTTCACCAGTAACAGTCCGAATATAAACCCGCCGATGTGTGCTGCGTATGCAACGTTTCCTGCTTCCTGTCCACCTAAAGCACCCAGTCCATTTACCAGCTGGAATATGAACCATAGCCCGACAACTATTAACGCAGGCACCGAAACAACGAAGAATAACAACAGAACAAAGACCTTTTTATGGGGAAATAATACCATATACCCTGCCAGTACGGCGGAGATGGCGCCCGAAGCGCCCATGACAGGGATCAGCAGATTTTGCCCGAGTATGAATGTGCTGCATACATGGGTGAACCCTGCCAGCATACCGCAAAGCAGGTAAAAAATGAGATAATTCCTGTGGCCCATGGCGTTTTCCACGTTGTCGCCAAAAATGGCCAGGAATAGCATATTACCTCCCAGGTGCGCCCATCCTCCATGCAGGAACATGGAAGTAAGTAGTGTGAAAAAGACAGGAATACCCGTTACCTGGAGGCCTGGCATGGGAAAGGCCTTCCCGGTATATGGATCGATCATTACTTGGTCTGGAGTTACAATATCCTGCCCTGTCAGTATTTCTGCCGGTACTGCAGCATATGAGAAAGTAAAATATGGATTGGCTCCTCCCTGCTGAAAGAAAATGAAGACCAGGATATTGAGCGCAATCAGCATGTAGTTCACTATCGGAATGATCGTCCTGTCCCTGTTGTCATCGCCTATCGGAAGTAACATGTTTTTTCTTTGAAAGTGTACAAATGTTGTTCCTGAAATATGAAGCTATTTAACCGGTTGCAGGCTATGGCAGAAATTTGGGTGAGCCCATGTCGAGCGGTCCTTTACCAGGCCAGGGGCCATCGGGAACAGTAAGTTCGGCATGTGGCCAGGCGATCCAGTTATTGCGTGGCATGCCCGCGGCCGTAGCCAGGTTTCGAAGGACGATAGAAAGATCGGCCATTCTCCACACATCTTCATTCAGATCATCCTGCTGCCCGGCAGAGGCAGCCATCGCTTCCTGCCCTGTTCGCGATAATACGATCACAGAACAGGGTGGGCTCCAGCAACCCAGGCCACCAAACACTGCCTGTAGTCTTGCCGCTACCTCTATACCGCCAACAGAATCCATCGTTACCGCACAGGCGAGCGGCTTACCGAAAAAAGCAGGCGTATTTTCAAAAGCAGTGCTTACTTCAATAAACTGCTGGAGAGGCGAGCTCCAGTTGTTCCAATAGACACCAGTTATCACCAGGAAGCCGTCGCAGATTGTCAGCAGGTCGTAAACCTCCCGGATGGTCGGCAGGGGATCGGTAAGGGTCAAATGGGCCACTTCCAGCTGAAGGTCATTTATCAGCACCTGTGCCGCCTGCTTTGCTACCGCTCCGGAATTACCGGCTGTTCCCCGGAGGGAGCCATTAATGATCAATATCTTTTTTGCTGTATGAGCTGTTGTATTCCGTACCAAGGTTCCCTTGTTTTGTGTTAAAACGATACTGCCCCAATATCACAAATGGATATTTTATCAGGGCTGCTGTCTGCTGCGCCAGCTAAACAAAGTGAAGATATATTAAATGATAATGAACCGACATATATTTTGATAATACTTAATGTCTTATCGGTAGGAAACTGCGGGACATAGTTTGAGGAGGCAGTTATGGTGAAGATGATCGGAGGATTATGCAGGGCATAATCACCCCATACATTAATTGGGGCTGCGATATCGATGAGGAAGGACGATACCATTTCCAGCATGAGCATTGCTACGTCGCTTGCTTATATATGTTGATAATCAATATATTGGCTGTTTGTTCACTTTCCTATCACTACAATTTTCTCATTTTTCGCTACAAAAGTTACAGCTCCGGCGAAGTAATGGTCGGTACTTTATACCGACAATACAAAATTCCACCATGAAGAAAGTATCACGTTATGTAAGCACGTAACAGGGCTTATGCGGCTGTTGCATTTCTTGTCCGGCCAACACCACCTGCGGCCATTTTAATTCAATTCCAGGAACTGAGCGACAATCCACCATCAATCCTCAGACTTCCAGTCTTGCATCCCGGTTTGCCATTACCCCCTTAAAACCAAATATCATGATGAACAAAATGCCAAAAATTACCGCATGTTTGCTGCTTATCCAGCTGCTCTTATTTTCCACATTTCTGGCCAATGCCCAGAGCCGCACTGTCAGGGGAAGGGTGGCGTCGGCCGACAAAAGTGCGCCGCTGGCCAATGTAACCGTATTATTAAAAGGGGCCAATACCAGGACTACTACTGATGCAAATGGTAACTTTTCTATCCCTGTACCAGGCAACAATGCCGTACTGCTGTTTTATTTAGTGGATTATACCACCCGGGAGATCCCCGTAGGAGACAAAAGCGCTTTGGATGTAGCCCTGGAACTTAAAAATGAAAACCTGGGCGAAGTTGTAGTGGTGGGATATGGAACGGTGAAAAAGTCGGACATTACCGGATCGGTCGTGTCGCTGAAATCGAAAGACCTCACTCCCGGGGCAAATATTAATGTTGAACAGACATTGATGGGGCGGGCCTCCGGTGTGCAGGTATACCAGAAAAGCGGTGAGCCCGGCAGTGCCATGAGTGTAAAGATCCGTGGGGCCAGCTCCATCACTGCGGGTAATGATCCTTTATATGTGATAGATGGAATGCCGGTCAACAACCTTGCTCCTGTAACCGGCAGTGGTTCCGGCTTCGTTGCTACCCCCAATCCAAGAAATCCGTTGAATAGTCTGAACCCGGCCGATATTGAATCCGTCGAGATATTGAAAGATGCTTCTGCCACGGCTATCTATGGTTCCCGCGGTTCCAATGGTGTGGTGATGATCACTACCAAAAAAGGCAAAAGCGGAAAGTTAAGTGTGAACTATAGCGCCTACTATGGTACACAGAAAGCATCCAACTCGCTCAGCATGTTGACCGGCCAGCAATATAAGTCCGTATTGAATGCAATTATTGATGCCGGAGGCGGTGTAGCCTCTGAAAGAGTCACCAACGACCCGGTAAATATAGACTGGCAGCAGGAACTCTACCGCTCCGCCAGTGTACAAAGCCATGACCTTTCTTTTTCCGGCGGAAAGGATAATACTCGTTTTTATGCATCCCTGGGCTATTTTAACCAGGAAGGCGTGCTGCAGAATTCTTCAGTGAAAAGGTACACCGCAAGGTTCAACCTGGAAAATAGTATTGCACAGAAATATGCGTTTGGTATCAATCTCAATACATCTTACATAAGGGACAATTTCAACTCCGTCGGTATTGGCGTGAATGAAAATGGCAGTGCATTGTACGCCGCTATTAATTACGATCCTTCCTACCCGGTATATAATGAAAATGGTGGCTATAACCGCTCGCCCTATATGACCACTATTGATCATCCGTTGATCCTGATAAACGGACAGTATGCAAACAGTGATGGTTTCAGGACTTTCGGTACGGTGTACGGTGAGTACTTCTTCGCACCAGGCCTTTCTCTTAAACTGAAAGGTGCAGGAGATGTCAACATCACCCAGCGGAATACCTGG from Chitinophaga filiformis carries:
- a CDS encoding rhomboid family intramembrane serine protease, which gives rise to MLLPIGDDNRDRTIIPIVNYMLIALNILVFIFFQQGGANPYFTFSYAAVPAEILTGQDIVTPDQVMIDPYTGKAFPMPGLQVTGIPVFFTLLTSMFLHGGWAHLGGNMLFLAIFGDNVENAMGHRNYLIFYLLCGMLAGFTHVCSTFILGQNLLIPVMGASGAISAVLAGYMVLFPHKKVFVLLLFFVVSVPALIVVGLWFIFQLVNGLGALGGQEAGNVAYAAHIGGFIFGLLLVKKFAKKFLLLRSRSAKRYS
- a CDS encoding NAD(P)H-dependent oxidoreductase, which gives rise to MVRNTTAHTAKKILIINGSLRGTAGNSGAVAKQAAQVLINDLQLEVAHLTLTDPLPTIREVYDLLTICDGFLVITGVYWNNWSSPLQQFIEVSTAFENTPAFFGKPLACAVTMDSVGGIEVAARLQAVFGGLGCWSPPCSVIVLSRTGQEAMAASAGQQDDLNEDVWRMADLSIVLRNLATAAGMPRNNWIAWPHAELTVPDGPWPGKGPLDMGSPKFLP
- a CDS encoding NADH-quinone oxidoreductase subunit A is translated as MGNETHGLPLWPLLLYSSLVVILLAAILTLSYILGQRHNDRATNKPYEGGIEQTGSARIRFSVQFYLVAMLFVIFDVEAVFIMLWALGFYDLGWPGYIGAALFIAQLVVVLIYEWGIGALNIGADAKKILRVYKQKQKQNEMVAK
- a CDS encoding CBS domain-containing protein, which translates into the protein MDTVRNILQIKGNMVYTICTTCSVYEALEVLEEKNLGALVVVDESGQLIGIFTERDYARKVILKGRSSKETLVRDIMTDSPVFVTPDTEVEHCMQLMTNKFIRHLPVIENNQLTGLISIGDILKYVISNKDFIIQNLEHYIIS